CGCGGCCGGATAGATGTGGGTCAGTACGACGCGGTGCGGCGCGGCCCGGACACACAGTTCCGCGAGGCGCGCAGGCGTCATGTGCCCGTCCACGCCGTATTCGTCCGGCATCGAGCATTCGACGACCAGCAGATCGGCTCCCGCGGCCGCCTCGGCCAGCCGGCCGCAGGGCCCGGTGTCCCCGGAAAAGACCAGGCTGTTCCCCTGTCCGTCACGGACGCGGAAACCCAGGTTCTCCGAGCTGAAGCGGTCCTCGAAGTGCTCGACCGCGAAGGCGCTAACCGCCGGGCCCGCGGTGTCGCCGCCGGCGACCCAGCCGCCAGCGCGCGTCGTCGGCGTGACGGCGTCGCCCGAGCCGATCTCCAGGACCTCGACGGTGCGGCAGCGGGGAACGACCCAGTCGCCGTAGAGCTCCCCGAGGCGATCCAGGTAGCCGGCGAGTCCCCGGGGGCCGATCAGCTGCAGGGGGCGCGTGTTGCACAGGACTTCCGAGCGCATGGCGAAGAGCAGCGCCGCCAGGTCGGAGCAATGATCCAGGTGGAGATGGGTGAACAGCACGGTGTCGATCTCGTCGAGGCCGTCCGGGCCGTGCGGCGACGCGACCAGCCTCACGAGCGCGCCGGGACCCGGATCGAGCAGGACCGTCCGGTCGTCCACGCTCAGCCAGTACGCCGCCGGTCCCCGCACGGGTGTGGGTATGGCGCCTCCGGCGCCCAGGATCAAAACGCTTATCATGATGTACAAGCAACAATAGCCGCCGGAATGAGTCAAGGCGCGAACCTGGACACCTGCTCCGGCGAACACTATCATGACCTGTCGAATCGATGAGTCCGGCGCGACGCCGGATTTCGGGAAAGGAAAGGCATGATCCCGCGAATTCGCATCGTTGCCGCGCTGGCGTTGCTGCTGTCGGTCGTCCTGATACCGGCCGCCGCGGCCCAGGAGAGCACGACGCCTCCCGATTCGGCCGGGGAAATCCTCTCCAGCGGCATGAGCGCCGAGGAGAAGATCGGCGCCATCAACCGGTTGATCCTGCTCAATCCGCGGAATTCCGATCTGTACAACAATCTAGGCGTCATCTACGCGGAGCGGCAGGAGTGGCTGCTCGCGCGTGACGCCTTCATCGCCGCCGTCCAGTGCGACCCGCGTCAGCCCGCGGCCCACAAGAATCTGGGCATGGTCATGGTCAAGCTGGAACAACACGACACCGCCGTGGCCGAGTTCGAAGCCTATCAGCGTCTCTCCGCCGACGGCGGGCGCAACGCCTACAAGATGATCGGCGACGCCCGGCGCGACGCCGGCGACGCGCAAGCAGCGCGGCAGGCCTACGAGGACGGTCTGCGCGCCTACGGCGACGCCTTCGGTCCCGGCTCGGCCGAGCTGGTGATGGCCCAGGCGGTGATCCTGGAGGAGAGCGGGGACACGGCGGCCTACGAGTCACTGCTGCGCGAGTACGCCGGGCCGGCGCGGGACTACCTGGCGACGGCGGGCGGTGAGCCGACCGACCCGGCCGGCCGGGCGTCGCTGGCAATCACCTCGCGGCTCCTGAAGATCATCGTGGACAACGCCGGGCTGATGACCGAGTCCGGGCTCCATGCCCAGGCCGCGGCCGCCTACGAGCAGGCCATGGAGATCGCCCCCGACAGGGAAGAGCTGCTGCCCCTGGCCGCCTTCGCCTGGTTCGAGGCGGGCGAAACCATGAAGGCCAAGGTGCTGGCGCGCCGCGCCACCCTGGAAAGCCCGGAGCGTCCGGGCGGCTGGAAAGCCCGCGGGCGCATCGCCGAGGCCGAGAATCGCCCTCAGGACGCCATCGCCGCCTACCGCAGGGCCTGGGATCTCGACCCCGCCCAGAACGACGTGGCGGCCAGGATCGGCTCGCTGTACCTCTCCCTGGGCGACAACACCAACGCCCGCAAGTTCATGGGCGCGGTGGCCTCCGATCCCGATGCGCCGCCGGAGATCCTCTACAACTACGCCCTCAGCCTGCAGAGGGAGGGCGATCACGAACTGGCGCTCCGTCCGTTGCGCAGGGTGGTCGAGTATGCGCCGGACATGGAGTCCGCCTGGCGGGCGCTGGCCTCGTCCCTGCGGCACACGCAGAGGTTCACCGAGGCGGCCGGGGCCTACGGCACCGCCTTCGCGCTGGCCGGGGATCCCAAGCTGGCCTTCCAGCAGGGATACTGCCTCCAGCGGTGCGATCGTCCCCTCGATGCGGCGGAGGCCTACCGACGCGCCCTGGCGCTGGACCCCGCAGACACCAAATCGCGCTACAATCTCGGGTTGGCCCTGATCTCCGCCGGCGAATACGCGGAGGCCCTGGAAGCGTTTCGAGCCCTCGGCGAGCTGGAGACCGACTCGTACCGGGTTCACTTCAACACCGGCGTATGCCAGCAGAACCTGGGCCGGCACGAAGAGGCGTTGATCGCCTACGAGGCGGCCCTGGAGATCGACGAGACGTCCGCGGTCTGGAACAACATGGGGTTGGTATACGACGCCATCGGCGATAAGGTCGAGGCCAAGCAGTGCTACGCGGAAGGCAAGCGCCTGGAGACGGAGGGCAAATGATGTTCGGGAAGTCGCATCCGGTCGTGTTTCTGCTGTTCATGATCCTCGTCCCCCTCCTGGCCGCGCCGGCGACCGGGGCGGAGGAGCATGCCTCCACGCTGCCCGTCCTGACACGGGACGGCCCCTATCCCCGCATCTCGCCCGAGCAACTGGCGGAGTCGGGGTTTCCCGACCACAAGCACGCCTTCTTCTGGCCGGACTGGGAGCCGCTGCGGGACGAGGACGGCAAGCCCTACGGCATGGGTTCGGTCTGCAAGGGCATGGTCTGGCAGGACCGCGCGG
Above is a genomic segment from bacterium containing:
- a CDS encoding MBL fold metallo-hydrolase — translated: MISVLILGAGGAIPTPVRGPAAYWLSVDDRTVLLDPGPGALVRLVASPHGPDGLDEIDTVLFTHLHLDHCSDLAALLFAMRSEVLCNTRPLQLIGPRGLAGYLDRLGELYGDWVVPRCRTVEVLEIGSGDAVTPTTRAGGWVAGGDTAGPAVSAFAVEHFEDRFSSENLGFRVRDGQGNSLVFSGDTGPCGRLAEAAAGADLLVVECSMPDEYGVDGHMTPARLAELCVRAAPHRVVLTHIYPAAAELDLPRLVGDGFAGDVVAAVDGDIFSLGGETT
- a CDS encoding tetratricopeptide repeat protein translates to MIPRIRIVAALALLLSVVLIPAAAAQESTTPPDSAGEILSSGMSAEEKIGAINRLILLNPRNSDLYNNLGVIYAERQEWLLARDAFIAAVQCDPRQPAAHKNLGMVMVKLEQHDTAVAEFEAYQRLSADGGRNAYKMIGDARRDAGDAQAARQAYEDGLRAYGDAFGPGSAELVMAQAVILEESGDTAAYESLLREYAGPARDYLATAGGEPTDPAGRASLAITSRLLKIIVDNAGLMTESGLHAQAAAAYEQAMEIAPDREELLPLAAFAWFEAGETMKAKVLARRATLESPERPGGWKARGRIAEAENRPQDAIAAYRRAWDLDPAQNDVAARIGSLYLSLGDNTNARKFMGAVASDPDAPPEILYNYALSLQREGDHELALRPLRRVVEYAPDMESAWRALASSLRHTQRFTEAAGAYGTAFALAGDPKLAFQQGYCLQRCDRPLDAAEAYRRALALDPADTKSRYNLGLALISAGEYAEALEAFRALGELETDSYRVHFNTGVCQQNLGRHEEALIAYEAALEIDETSAVWNNMGLVYDAIGDKVEAKQCYAEGKRLETEGK